The Cydia splendana chromosome 7, ilCydSple1.2, whole genome shotgun sequence genome contains the following window.
CCATCGAAACTGTCGATAAATACGTGTATTTGGGACAAGAGATAGTGACTGGTAAGAAGAACCAAACCAATGAAATCAACAGATGCGTACGACTAGCCTGGGCAACCTATTCCAATCTCGAGTTTGCCTTCAAAATGAACCTTAAGGCCGAACAAAAAGCACGCATATTTGACCAATGTATCCTGCCTGTCCTCACTTATGGAGCTGAAACCTGGGTTTTCACCAAAGACATATTACATAAACTGAACGATGTCCAGCGGGCGCTAGAGAGAAAACTGGTGGGGGTCACATTGAGAGACCGTAAAACGAATGAGTGGCTGAGACAACAGAGCAAGGTCGCGGATGTTGTAAAACGCGTAGCAAATTTGAAGTGGGAATGGGCTGGTCATATAGCACGAAAGACTGATTCGTGGAGTAAACGACTActcgagtggcgaccatggGGGGAAGAGCGACCTCAAAGTAGGCCCAAGATGCGTTGGGGCGACGACATCAAAAGGACTGCGGGGAAGAAGTGGCTCCAGGTTGCACAGGACCGTGACGAATGGCGTAAAATGAAGGAGGCCTACACCCGAAGGGTAGAAAAAGGCTAAAGAGAGAGGGAGAGAGGTGGTCATCCCAACAGCCCTAcaccgcctttttctactggatGGCGTGACGGAAgctttaaaaatgtaaaaataaaaaaaacttcgtTGAATCATTATATCACAGCGAACTCCCAATAGTTCCATTACAAAGACCCTTCTGGCCCTTAAGTCCTTTAGGCCAATTTTCACCTATTAGGAAAATTTCCTAAAAACAAAAGGAcagaaaaaatatatctaaCTACTGATCCTGCTCACAcgatttcacgagaatcggttaaaaAATGCGGCTTGCGGAGGAGAACATCCAGACAACAAACACTTTTGCCCATACTGACACCGAGACCTTCGCTCATGGTCGGtcagtaaaaaaatgtattacctattattatttttgcttgtatgtaaattcaatgttgacttgtaaaagtgcccttgtggcctatttgctgaataagtgttgaagtttgaagttctTGCAATAACATTTCGAAAACATTGGTCGATGGTCGTGTTTAATTTTCTGTGACTGAGGTACACcaattatagtaaataaatagtaaattGACGTCATATTAATGAGCTATGACATACATCTACTACAGTACACAGCACAGTTGAATGAGGAGGGGGTTATAAAGAGTCATAAGTAATTATAAAAATTGTTCgttaaattataattacttttaaGTTCACGCATAATGTAACATAAGCAATAAGGTTTTCTCAATACATAAAATTCTTATGCTAgtaaaaaatatgtacctagtttAATTCTTATTTTCTCATAAAGCTTAAATGTTAAAAGGCAAACTATACCGACAAAACAAACAACAGGGTAAAAGCACGCGGAGGCCTTACCAGCAAAATTGTAAAACGTTATCGGCCTCTCTGTCCCTCGAATATGCGCGTCTCTGGCGTTTTAATTACCacacggacctagagagtaaactggatgGAGTACAtcggccaaaaagtgtgtccacatgagaagtcaaggtgggccgttgcaactctttctaattagggtgaccatacgtcatatgtatgtgggatattaggataacattgaatatatagtttggccaggatcttttcttattcgtgcatagttatattagttataaagaatcatactgtcttttcgctgtactagtattatggcctgaaaagggatggatatagttttttttctcttctgtaaaacgcttcacacaaccttaggtacttaatttagttgttctaaaagctgTTCTAAATGGTGTGCTCAAATTACGGCACCTATGCAattaaaactgcacgaggccatgcgcttggcggggaacagaaccctacggaggaacctggtcttcaacagaagtatatgatgtcacgatcctcagtattgagggaccgactgaagaagaagaaaagcTGTTACTATAGGCGTAGGTactggaccacgaacatggtcgatcgtcaggaaggtggtccgccgtaacgtctgtcaagaacacaggtatgagtgagagagatagagagacagatatgctgacagaaccagagggtctaccacgaaccatgttcgacgtgttacctctctgtcacacttacgtacgaatttacaagtgcgacaaagaggcaacatGTCGAAAGTGGTTCGGGGTAGGCTCTCAGGACAGGACAGTCAAGTGGGGGAATTACAGTCTTTGCACCcttaggccccaggccctacatagcaagcactagccgcccctttctcagcacccatcatatagactgccgcccaaaatatctggccgccctaggcccgggcctactcgggcttagggcaaatccgccactgcctcagGGTCGCGTGGGTCCGCTGCGCCCGTTTGCTATAAtttttaactaggacgcttgtCACTAGAGAATAGACaccgaagtttgcaaattgcgagcatctttctctgtcactgtaattactcctttataggagtaaaagagaaagatgcccgtaatttgcgaacttcagtgttcacggtggtaggccatctgtgcgaaaagccccctccagactatacgcgtgaatcgcggcgcgaagccgcgaacgcgagtgtggaatCGATTTTCGCAAACAGCGAAATCGgatccacactcgcgttcgcggcttcgcgccgcgattcgcgcacgagcgTGGAGGTGGctaaaagagaagagtcgtgaaatgtaaagaaactagtgatgtgccgttcccagtaaattttccaaagagggtaaattcccagtaacgtttctggtatcgtcccaaaagtcagtaaattacgataaagttctatttttcttttattatcaatgtgttttttttattataataacaatgtataaatgtgtctgcaatgtttaaggactttggatttcaattttggcaattatttattctgtattggctctcatttcaccaatttaaacatgccgaaataaatacatacctaaataggtataaatatataaacttacttttaagtaaagcctgacaacagtttatttgacccccgccattttgcggattttcaatggtactaatttcttttactggcaacaagtactctttgacaacgaacgttggatgtcatcgaatgtcaccgatgtaaacaaacggaaaatatctacgaatatattcaaatataaacggttttattacaaaaatgccaaaaaaatgaccaaagatgcgaaaaaaattgtagtgaatgcaatcaaatacttacagcttaaaaagacgaaggattacatagcattccaataagcaatgttttaaagttggttgttgacatgaccggtattgacattttatagtgcggttttattgaactggttagttgtttggtttaaagtttaatatttcatttaaggtttatgtagatcgacgataaaaatcctataatcgaattggagactgaacgttttattcgaggttggtggtcctgaaagcgacacaacaagaatatataaatattgaatatttagaatcagattttgacgaataggtaagTTGAAAGAACCGAATTTTCTGTAAGCAAtatgttttgacattatacgagtatcaacatgaagccaatgcccactaccccgactatacatgacgtacgcacattattgccatacgtaagctgtttgcagcgacactatctcagggttaaataaactgttgtcaggctttacgtaataagaattgtgtaacaCTGATTCTCATCGTGCTGACATCAtagtcaccctaatgagtttgacaatgttgtcttgtattttttttatcgcaaaatgtaataattgtggcttccttgtgaaacaaTATTCCACAATTAGAAATTCTTTCACTCCCACAAActttaacgcaacatttattcaccatttttaagaaattttgcattctcgtgttttgataacatgtcatcacgttagggataccaattaatattcaaagtttctacaatgtctaccatatcaaaattaatgtttttttttgttgtgcacatgcttggttaataatattgacatcataattatttacaaaatttcttaaaagataTCAACCTTACTCTGaatatattgatataaatactaccacaattgtatatttttaacattggcaacatgtgcgagtgagacaccgcggccccacctttgctatctcaagtggaccgttttctctagtctggtacgaacgtctttctgtctcggtgataaagtttaatttagtatggcaaaaaaagtgacagttcagtCCACCTTATAGGTATGTTCATGAATTAACATGACTTTAATAACATATTACGTTAGGGAAGTTTTAACTATCACTAGCAACACTTTTATACGCCAAAACCATCAAAGTGACTTTTCTTCAAGGTGTTCTGTCAAAACATTCAAATTGAACATAACCTTGTAAACTTAGTTACCGCACTGAAAGTTAGAAAATGCTTAGAAATATATTGCGTACCAGCCGTTGGCTGGCACGGCAAACCCGACAGATCAATACCTTAACTCCGGTGCTCCTGCGTCAACACGTTTTAGTGAAAACTTATAGTTCTCCTGTGATAGCGATACGTTCTCCTGCCTCCACTGATAGTGCCCAAATCGCTGAAGTAGACCCAGTTGTTTATGAAGAAATCTGCACTGAAACTTTAGAGTCCTTGTGTGATTATTTTGAAGAAATCGTTGAAGGAGCAACACATTTAAAAGGCGCGGATATAATGTACAGTGTAAGCaaaattttttaatatttactttttaaaattgATGTGATACCACAGACCACAGGATGATTTTAAAGAGGTTCTAGCTTTCTGTTACCTTTTTTGTTTTACGATAATTACGATACTGGTAGTTTTACCACAAAAACTTTGACAGATGCcataaaattttagtttttattagcTTTTTTTGTTACTTAATGGCGATTTAACAGGAGTTTTTGATTCAAATAGCCAGCTTTGTTACATAATCTACTGAAAATTCTGCAAAgagtttttatttcaaattgtaaataaatttaaatgaatCATTAGATCAGCCCatgattttactatttttcaGGATGGTGTTTTAACAGTAGCTCTTGGAAATTCCTATGGAACATATGTGATAAACCGTCAGTCACCTAACAAACAGATTTGGTTGAGTTCTCCGGTATCTGGACCTAAGCGCTATGATCTGATTCTTCAAAATGGTGGCTACTGGGTATACAAGCATGACGGAGTAACATTACACCAACTACTTCAAACTGAAATATCCAAAATTGTAGAAAGTGTAGATTTCAAAAAGTGTGCCCACAGtgcttaaatattattttgttttattttttaagtatagttatttattgttactgttttgttttattttgttcaaAATGGAGGTTATTGAAGATGGAAATATTATGGACCGCATACCTATACTCTTACAAAGAGACATTGAATATTATGAGGTAAGATATTCATAGTTTTTAATTGTGAAACTCCTTTGACATAAAGTAATTTGTAGCCAGaaataaattagtaaaaaagacagaatctacataaataaaatccCTCCAAggtaactttgcaccgacttgaacaCAAGCTTACATTTGCATAGAAatatgacattaatgatgacattgccacactttgttgcaaatgccatgcagagttagcttggtctgtcTCTATCAGTGGAGGACTGAGTGGTCAAATCTGATAGGTAtagatatttttgatttttacaTACAGCTTGTCATCCCGTTTTCTTTTATAacttggtttgaaagggacgacactacagtgttgcaactttttaatttctactcttttttgccaaacTGTATGTATGAACTTCACACCCTATTTCACACACATCACATATAGTCCAAATCTCAAAAGCTTATTTACTTGATTTATGGGATTAGACCGCTCACCCCTCAAACTGTAcctacttcaaaattttgtaaagaTTTTGTAGGTGTATTGGTATTTTGTTGAATCAAAATTCATATTAAGAAAAGTAAGTTTTGAATAAGAGAATAAATATAAACCATTGTTGTTGTTTGCCATTTAGAAGCTGATTATTGTAATTATAAAATCTGGTCTGTTTGTTTTATGGTAAGTATACCTAATTGTCTTAGCGGTTGTATAAGTAATAAAGCAATATCTTTGTTAGAGGTTTTTATAATTAGTAATTCATTATCAATTCATCATTAATTTGATAATATTACAGAAAAACCACACAGTCTTATCAGAATCTGTATGCAAAGGAGTAGTGGGGGGTCGGCTTGACTTTCCAAGAAATGCTTCCTTTGCTTCTGTGAAGATTGTCCTATGGCTAGAAGAGGAATTCTCCATTGCTTTCAagtaagaaaaacaaaatgaagCTTCCATACTCCCACAGCCGTAGGTAGAGTTCTGTAACCTAACGTAGTCTACTGCATGGAACTCCAAACTTTTTGGCCCGAGGGCCACATCCAGATCTGGATCGGTTAATGCAAAGCCAGATTGTAAGGAATTTGTCTCATTTCGCTGGCCATATTATATGGAGTTTGTCACCTTTAGTCGACTAAATAGGCGAGCTTGCAGACTTtagtttggagagccctggcCTGATCTACTAGATACATGATGGGATAAATTAGCAAACCGACAATTGGACTGATTGGCTGACTCATTGTGATTTGATGAGCAGATAAATGATTTTAGACTAACATAATGCAATTATGTTACTTGCCCTCAGTGAAACAATTAAAATCCATTGATTCTAGGCAACTAAACATAGTGAAGAACCTATATATTTCCATCTCTTCCACCAGATTATCAAGTCAGTGGCAGGGATTTAGATTATTGACACATCAAAAGGCCATTTTAATAAACGCCTGAAACTTTTAATATGGCAAACCAATTTTGTCACTAGGAAAAGGCagtaaattttaaaaatgtagtcGCAATTTGCCTTATTCTGATGGCATGAAGCTTCAattttgaatgtcagtttttgtaaatcatacataataaaataatcatcTGAAATAATTGCAGTGCTACACAAAACATGttattaatacatttattttggtGTTTATGTGATGTTTGGTGATCTCGAGCGGTTCATCTTTAGTTCCAGGTGGTTAATTATatcctttataattttttcaaatTAATTGTGTATTTAGCTGTATTTATAAGATAAGTTGTAGCATTTCTCTCGTTTTTATGACAAGGAAAAGAGATGCAGttttatagtaggtaggtatttctaTGTAGCAGCTTATTTATCAGGTGTACGTTTATTACACCTTATTACATTGGTTTAAGGTGTAGAAATGTACCAAAACTGAACCTAATATGAAAAGTTCATTGCAGGATTCTTAAAAAAGTATAGCTTGCCAGgactgtatttattttattaatttttagttttatctaaAGTTTTCCTACTTAGACACTGAGTTATTTTACTTATGAAACACTTTACTCTCTGTCTGTATTATACACTCGTCTTTCAGTAACAACTACCATACAGTTTGCGCATGGAGTCCAAGGCAGTTTACTCAGACACTATGACCTGGCACCTGGCGCAGAGTCAAGCGGGGTCTCATTTCATTTCCTCGGAATTCGTGCGTGAGCTACATTACCAAGAATATAAAGTATAGTAAATCGGCCAGGATTGACTGGATTTGGGTATCATTTGCCGAATTTTTTGCAAGGAAAAAACTGGCACCATTCGGTATAAGTACTGTCAGAGAGGTGTTTTAAATATACTTAGTAGTTTTTTCTGTTGTATTCGTAGTTACGCTAGCACTCATCCAATAGCAGAACGGATTTTATTTCTGATTTTTCATCCTTTTTTCTCTTTAATATATGTAGTTACATAGTAGGCAGACCAAAAGTACCAAAaccaattttaaaattaaacatcCTACTAGATTTTATATTCCGGATCTAATATATGCATCTATATAAGTTGAATGAGGATTGCAAATCCTACCATTTTGTAATAGAAACATTTATATTTATGCAATGTACAAACTTACACAGGCTAATACTTAATCTAAGGCATATGTTAAGATTGAACATTGGGCAATGTTATAATTTCAGACAAGGCTCCGGCATGTTCGTGGCTATAGATGAAGGCGACGAGAGCACGGACGGAGGCGTCGCTAAGACATCAGACCCCGACAAGTTTGTGCAACTTGCTGTCAAATCTGCTGACttgttattaggtacttaccattATTTAGTTTGGTCATTTTGCTGCTTGTGAGATCATACAGTTACTTCATGTGTGAATGTAGACATAAAACTGCCCTCTCCTTCTTTTTGTGACTTGGTTTAGTATCTACCACCTATGACAgtaaaaatcatattttatgTCTGCACACTCGTCATCATTGCATCTACAAATTCGGGAACAATTCATTCAGAATGCATATAATTTAAATGTGTTCTGAAGTGGAGATGGAGTagtttggtgccgtgaccaggattttttttataacctgCAGGTTGCCAACTAGTTTCTGAGGGTCACAAAAAACAGCACTTAATACTATGTTATTCTATTTACAGAGCACCTTCACATGTTAGCCCAAGAGGCTTTAGACCACGCCGATCTTCCGGTACTGACATCTACGCTTGGTGCTGCGGCACTTCTGAGAAACAGTCTCTACTGCTATCTGCAACATACTGAGGACATGGGTAGTTCGGAGAGACATGCGATGCTGCAGGTAGGCGATACTCATCTTAAACCCGTGTAGCAAGGTCGATTGTAGTACAAGCTAGAGCATCTAGGTCTAGACTACGCCCATTTGCTTATACCAACGAGGAACAATCTCGCTGCTATTTTCACTTCACCACACTAAACAATTGCACATTTTGGATATATTATGGTACAATTCCCACTATTGAAATTCATATTTCAATTATCTGTTTAAAAAATCGGTCGTCAATGTCAAATTTTTGTGCGGCTTTTAAGTATGTGGTTTGTAAGAGGCATCAACATCAGGTAATAAATTAGACACGTGAAGCTGAGTTATGTAATCGTCTTCCATCCTCAGAACtcttttgatttaaatattggTGGCATAAAAAGTCTCCATTGTAGTCTGTAGATAAGGTTGAAAAACAAAGAAGATAGGCACGTAAGGAtccagtataaaaaaaaaaacaaacattagCACAACGTGGTTGAAAAAACACACGCACAAGCAGGCACACgcagtaaaaaataaaacattagcACAACGCGATTTCTTATATTCAAAAGTAGACGAATGTTTACaatagtacctataggtattgtTTGTTTGCAGTGGTAGATACATTTTTTGCTGTGTGCGAGTCGTAACCGCGGTGTGAGAATCGACTCACGCCGCAGTCACGACTCGCACGCTCCATGCGTGTTCGTTCGGCTTTGACGGCGACCGTTATACcttgatttaaataaatttacctGTAGCTGGTGGCGTCGGCGTCCACTGTGCACGCTCAGACCGTGCGTTCCGTAGCTCGCCGGCTAGTTTCACTTATATTCTATCGCAGGCGTGCTACAAACGCTACGCGCACATGGCTGAAGCGGTGGCGGAGCGCGTGCTGGACCTGCACGCGCGCGTGGTGTCGCTGTACGTGCTGCAGGACGCGGGCGGCCGCGCGTCCGTCACCGCCGCCACGGCGAGCGTGCACGGCTGGTGGCTGTATATGAACGGTTGGTAAAGGCTCCACGTGACTGAACTGGCTACCTATTTcagttcttcttcttcctcgcgttatcccggcattttgccacggctcatgggagcctggggtccgcttgacaactaatgcCAAGAATTGaggtaggcactagtttttacgaaagcgactgccatctgaccttccaacccagaggggaaactaggcttatgggattagtccggtttcctcacgatgtttccttcaccgaaaagcgactggtaaatattaaatgatatttcgtacataataaGTACGTAACTGGCTAATTCAGTTGATGCTTACGATAGagcaacagatttttttttaaattatgtctgTTACAGGTAGCCGAAAGGACTTATGGGACACTGTGCCGCCGCGAATGGCACAGAGAATATTCGCTGGAATGCTGAACGAGACTTTGACTATTCTCACAGTTCGATATTGCCAGGTAGGTACGGCCCTTATCGTGCCTGCTATTTCAGCGAAAAAAAAACGCTTAATTTTATTTCCCAACTAATTTAACTTGCAGAATATTCTTTTGTCGGTTGTCCCTCTAGTTGTGTGAGTGACTATTCCTTTACGCCTGATGATAAAACTCGGCGGCAGGGCCAACGCCATTTCGTTGGTTGTgtaaaatatataacatacatcgttatcgcgggagcaacaacgatttgacagtagtgtaagattatgacaaataaataataacagaagTGACATTCCTATCGAGTAAcgtttatatgtacctatgacccatataaccattccagtcgcagaattacaaagtggtaactaaatgtcagatgtgtcgtaacagagtccacacaatgtgtctagaattgtttcgaaacaaagtgtcgtcgccgtgtctacacttttccgtaacaaggtgtcgacacatttgtgtgcactttgcgtgcggtttgcgactaaatctgacagcaaatttgtgacagcaaatgtcaatataaaatacctcttgaaaaccaaggtttgtcaaactactattagtgtctcgtgtgctcgtaattctagtaagtcatcatgggcaatgcaaatgataataatcgaccgaaaccatataaacacccaacacccgtcaaccttttacagaaaagtttttaaagaaattcaataagctacttaggtcaggcaacgaatgctccaaaagttgtagagggaaatgctcggaacacaatttttgactccgtaactcggtttgacaagttaggaggtgaacatatcaaaagtccccggccgtagcccttgagcgggggggagagaggggtctttgaaggtcccattttcccgtttttcgattatatctcggaaactatgcatctcagcgacatggccacttatacaaaatgaaagttaatttaatttgttacaagtttattccgtcaattttttcgatatgttgaatagtttttgagatatccgctcttgaaagtttatttagggctctcaattttatcttgatat
Protein-coding sequences here:
- the LOC134792235 gene encoding frataxin homolog, mitochondrial; protein product: MLRNILRTSRWLARQTRQINTLTPVLLRQHVLVKTYSSPVIAIRSPASTDSAQIAEVDPVVYEEICTETLESLCDYFEEIVEGATHLKGADIMYSDGVLTVALGNSYGTYVINRQSPNKQIWLSSPVSGPKRYDLILQNGGYWVYKHDGVTLHQLLQTEISKIVESVDFKKCAHSA